One region of Eubacterium sp. 1001713B170207_170306_E7 genomic DNA includes:
- a CDS encoding (4Fe-4S)-binding protein, with product MTEKELIEKGYKKYTGQDIDVFYNKAICCHSGNCTHGNGEVFKVCRRPWILPDNASAEEVKTVVETCPSGALQYIMKP from the coding sequence TTGACTGAAAAAGAACTGATTGAAAAAGGCTATAAAAAATACACAGGCCAAGACATCGACGTTTTTTATAATAAAGCGATCTGCTGCCATTCCGGCAATTGCACCCACGGCAACGGAGAGGTGTTCAAGGTCTGCCGCCGGCCCTGGATCCTGCCAGACAACGCCTCCGCCGAGGAGGTCAAGACAGTCGTTGAAACCTGCCCCAGCGGCGCTCTGCAATATATTATGAAGCCTTAA
- a CDS encoding FUSC family protein — translation MTLNKTTVKAGIKTFFINTVRFAFILLFINLFARFFGQENLLPSIAIIVALLTFPVCDMALKPSSMTFLLFFFFVGSGLVSALSLLNLWAGLALNFIFIYLMMAFCSEPSALRPHIIFLLCYIFCQASPVTGHAFTLRMAGLLTGAAITAAVTAVCWKIKGFDPSSQRSLKQQVRLCQKKDQALILKMTLGLTLAMFIGMAFGLRKPLWISIVVMSLTQADYGETLTRIKHRSVATLAGIVLFVLLFQMLVPEGYGGFLILLLGYIGNYQFAKPYKYQQVINFMSALFASLVLFDLTSAIINRVLCLLTGILIVVVIRHLGAFTRKTFFSTMTPDPEN, via the coding sequence ACGGTAAAAGCCGGAATTAAAACATTTTTTATCAACACGGTGCGCTTTGCGTTCATTCTTCTTTTTATCAATCTCTTCGCGCGTTTCTTTGGACAGGAAAATCTTCTCCCTTCCATTGCCATTATCGTTGCGCTCCTGACCTTCCCGGTCTGTGATATGGCGTTAAAGCCCAGCTCCATGACCTTTCTGCTTTTCTTCTTTTTCGTGGGCTCAGGCCTGGTTTCGGCGCTCTCCCTTCTCAACCTGTGGGCTGGTCTTGCGCTGAACTTTATTTTTATTTACCTGATGATGGCCTTTTGCTCGGAGCCCTCGGCGCTCAGGCCCCACATCATCTTTTTACTCTGCTATATTTTCTGTCAGGCCAGCCCTGTGACAGGGCATGCCTTTACCCTCAGGATGGCCGGCCTTTTAACCGGCGCTGCTATCACTGCGGCTGTGACTGCGGTCTGTTGGAAAATAAAGGGCTTTGACCCCTCCAGCCAGCGCAGTCTGAAGCAGCAGGTCCGGCTCTGCCAAAAAAAGGATCAGGCTCTTATCCTGAAGATGACACTGGGACTTACTCTGGCCATGTTTATCGGTATGGCCTTCGGCCTGAGAAAGCCGCTCTGGATCAGCATTGTGGTCATGTCGCTCACGCAGGCGGACTACGGTGAAACCCTGACGCGGATCAAGCACCGGTCTGTTGCCACACTGGCGGGGATTGTGCTTTTCGTGCTGCTCTTTCAAATGCTGGTGCCCGAGGGATACGGCGGATTTCTGATCCTGCTGCTGGGCTATATCGGCAATTACCAGTTTGCCAAGCCCTATAAATACCAGCAGGTTATCAACTTCATGAGCGCGCTTTTTGCCTCTCTGGTGCTCTTTGACCTCACCTCGGCCATCATCAACCGGGTGCTCTGCCTGCTGACCGGCATTCTGATTGTTGTGGTCATCCGCCATCTGGGGGCCTTTACCCGAAAAACCTTTTTCAGCACCATGACGCCAGACCCGGAAAATTAA